One Dreissena polymorpha isolate Duluth1 chromosome 9, UMN_Dpol_1.0, whole genome shotgun sequence genomic window carries:
- the LOC127846297 gene encoding early activation antigen CD69-like has translation MRRGNSYTNWMRRANSHTNWIRSAIFPLLVGRRSIFGQSYPASRLREGDASTFAQEKVYPNDKVFVGIQDYRDWSSSKQNCESFGWKLASAESLSMLDRTKILMQNNNFWLGAKKEIGDVWRWLSGVTMSPLPLENDNDREYSIKCVLVYQGAPDDATCAAEVMHVCEITF, from the exons ATGAGGCGTGGAAACAGCTACACAAACTGGATGAGGCGAGCAAACAGCCACACAAACTGGATAAG GTCAGCCATTTTCCCGCTTCTTGTTGGACGAAGAAGTATATTCGGACAGTCTTACCCGGCTTCCCGGCTCCGTGAG GGCGATGCATCCACATTTGCTCAAGAAAAG GTTTATCCAAACGACAAAGTGTTCGTTGGTATACAGGATTACCGAGACTGGAGCAGCTCCAAGCAAAACTGCGAAAGCTTTGGATGGAAACTGGCGAGCGCCGAATCATTGTCCATGTTAGACAGAACCAAGATTCTGATGCAGAACAACAACTTCTGGCTAGGGGCAAAGAAGGAAATCGGCGACGTATGGCGTTGGTTGTCTGGTGTTACAATGTCGCCACTTCCGTTGGAGAATGACAATGATCGAGAATATAGTATCAAGTGCGTTTTGGTTTATCAGGGTGCGCCAGACGACGCTACCTGCGCCGCCGAGGTGATGCATGtttgtgaaataacattttaa